The genomic segment ATCACAGCACGCCACTCGTCACTGATTTCTTGCTGCCCCGCCCGTTCCAGCATGCGGGGCTGAATCACCGTGGGCGCGAAGTTGAGAATGCCGCGCACGCCCGCTCCGGCCAGCGCCTGCGCCGCGTCCTGGGCGTGGTCGGGCGGCACGGCCAGAAAGCCCATATCCACCTTGTTGCCGCGCACGAACTCGGGCAACTCGTCCATGTGCCGCACGGTCAGGCCACGTACCGTGCGCCCCACCACGTCGGGATTCACGTCGAAGAGGCCGACATACTGAAACTGATAGTCGCTCGCGCCGGGATAGTTGGCGATGGCCTGCCCCAGCCGCCCCATCCCCACGACGACCACGTTCCAGGTCTGGTTCAGGCCCAGCACCCGCATCAGCTCGCGCTTGAGGATGGGCACCGTGTACCCCATCCCGCGCGTGCCGAAGCGCCCGAAGTAGGCCAGGTCCTTGCGGACCTGAAAGGCGGTGACCCCGGCCCGCTCGGCGAGGTCGTTGCTGCTCGTGCGGCTGATCTCGTGTGCTTCCAGGCCCTCCAGAATCCGCAGGTAGGTCACCAGGCGGCTGATGGTCGCGGTGGGAATCCCGGTCATCAGCGAATCCTGAAGTGGTCGTGGCCGTTCGCGTCGAGCTTGCGCTCGGCCTCCAGCAGCGCGTCACCGCTGTAGGGGCCGACCAGCACCGTCACCTTGCGGTTTTCCGGCGCGTTCACGGTGGGCGAGAAGCCCAGGTCCCGCAACATCCCGACCAGCCGCCCGGCGCTCTCCTGGCGGTCAAAGGCGCCCACCTGAAGGTAGACCGGGCCGTCGGGGGCGGGGGCCTGGGCGGCGGGCGCCGCTTCCGGCTCGTCGGGGACGGCCTCGGGCGGCGCGGCGGGGGCAGGCGTCTCGGCCGGGGCTGCTGCCTCGGTGGTCTCGCTGCCGCCCCCGGTCAGGTTGCGGCCACGCGGCGCGTACAGCACGGCGCGGGGGGCGCGGGGCTGGATGTCGGCCAGCGCCCGGCGAGCGGTCGTCTCGTCGGCGTAGGGGCCGACCTGCGCGACGACCTGATTGCCGAGGTCGATCACGTACACCGGGTATCCGGCGTCCGACACGCCCGAAGCGGCGCGGCGGGCCTCCGCCTCCGACCCGAAGGTGCCTAGGCTGATGCGGTAGTCGCTGCGCAGCGGCGTGCGCTCCTCGCTGGGGGCCACGGTGTTGCCGGACGGAGCGGGAGTCGCTGGGGGGGTGGCCTCCGCCGTCTCCCCGGCCTCCGTGCCTTCCGGAGCGTCGGGCCGCGCTCCCTCAGAGGCCGGAGGCGTAGCCGCATTGCCCGCCGGGCGATTCAGTGGGATGGTCGTCTTCGGCTTGGGCAGCGTCACCTCGGGCACGGGTGGTGCTGGGGGAGCCGCCGGGATGGGCGTCGCGGCGACCACACTGGGGTCTGCGCTCGCAGCAGGAGGCTTGGCAGTGCTGGCCTCGGGAGCCGGGGTGCTCGGCTGAGCGGCCTGCTCCGCCGGTGGCTCGGCAGGTTCGCTGGGTGTCGGCGTTGGGGCCGCCGCTTCCGGCTCCGCTTGTGCGGGAGGCGTCTCCTCACGAGGAGTCGTGGCCTCGGGTTCGGCCGTGGGCTCCGTTTCCTCCGGTGCCGCACTCGCCTCCGGCGCGGGGGTCGGCTCCTCCACCGGGTCCACGCCGAGATCGGTCCCCGGCGCGACCGGAATCTCGGGCACCTCCTCGACCACGGGGGGTGGGGGGGCGACGGCGGTGGGCGCCTCGCGCCCCTGCCCGATCAGCAGGGCGGCGAAGCCCGCGAGCAGCAGCACGACGAGCAGGCCGATCAGCAGGTCGGGCCAGCGGGGGGCTGACCCCGGACGCTGGGCGCGGCTCATCGCAGCGCCTCCGCCGCGCGGCGGTGACCGAGGTCGGCGGCCGTCTTCAGGGCGGGCCGGGCCTGCGCCTCACGCCCCTGCGACCGCAGGCTCAGGCCCAGCAGGTACCAGGCCTCGGCGTTGCGCGGTTGCTCCCCGGTCAGGCCGCGCAGGATCGCCTCGGCCTCCGCGTACCGCGAGGTGGCCAGCAGCGCCGAGCCGAGGTTCTGGCGGGCGGTGGGGGTGGGGTCCAGCTTCACGCTGGTGGTCAGCGCCCCGGCCGCGCCCGCGTAGTCCTTCTGCGCGTAGGCGGTCAGCCCCAGCCACAGGTAGGCGTCCGCGTCCGGAGCCGCCTGGGTGCTCTGGCGCAGGGCGGTGCGGGCCGCCGGGTAGTCGCCTAGGCGGTAGGCGGCCACGCCCTGCACGTACAGGGCGCGGGCGCGGGTGGCAGTGTCGGGCTTCAGGGTCAGCGCCTGTGACGCGTCCTGCCGGGCCTGGGCATTCAGCCCCAACGCGAGGCGTGTGGCGCCCAGCGCGGTGCGAATCGCCGCGTCCTTCGGCGCGAGGCGGGCCGCCTGCGCGTAGGCGGCCTGCGCCCCGGCCCGGTCGCCCCGCAGCGCCCGCAGCTCACCCAGCCGGGCAAAGGCGGCGGGCCGCGCGGGGTCCAACCGGGTCGCCTCCTGCGCGGCGAGCACGGCCCCGCGCGTGTCCCCGGCGGCGGCCAGCACGTCGGCCTTGCGCAGATGCAGGCCAGCCCGGTCGCTCGCCTTCGTCACGCGGGGCAGCACGGTGTCGAGCTCCCGCACCGCCCGCTCCGGCAGGTTCTGTCCCACGTAGATGTCCGCGAGTAGCAGCGCCGCGTCCGCCCGGCCCGGCTCGCGCGAGAGCAGCGCGTAGAGGCCCGGCAGCGCCTGCACCCCCTGCCCGGCCCTCACCTGGGCCTGCGCCAGCCGGAAGGCGAGGTCGCGGTCGGAGGGATCGAGGGTCGCCGCCTGCGCGAGCGTCGCGCTCAGGGCCGCCCAGTCCCCCGCCCGCCGTTGCTCGCCCGCCAGCGCCTCGAGCACCTGCCGTTCGGCGGCGGGTCCGGCCTTGCCGCGCGAGAGGGTCGCCGCCTCCTCGTACAGCCGCCGGGCCTCCGCGAACCGGCCCTCGCGGCTGGCGATCACGCCGAGGTTGTAGGCCGCCTCGAAGCGGTCCGGGGCCAGTTCCCGGAGCCGGGTGAACTCGAACGCCGCGCCCCGCAGGTCCCCCAGCGCCAGCAGCGTCAGCCCCAGCCCGAAATGCCCCTCAGGGTGGGTGTACTGCGCCGCGACGAGCGACTCGAACAGCCGCCGCGCCCGCGCGAGGTCGCCCGCGCCCAGCGCCTCGCGGCCCTGGGTCAGCGTCTGCTGCTGGGTGGGGGTGAGGGTCGGGGGCGTGGGGATGGCGGCGGTGCCGGGGCTTGTCGTGCCCGGAGCGGCGGGGGCAGCCGGAGGTGTGGATACCGCAGGCACGGTCACCGGCACCCCCCCCGGCTGGGTCTGGAGCAGCGTGGTCTGAACGGACACCGCCGCCGAAGTGTCGAGCAGGGTCTGTGCAGCGGCGTGGGGTGCGGCGGCCAGCAGCAGGCCGAGCAGCACCGTGGTTCTCGTTGGGGTCACCGGAAGGGTCCTCCTGAACGGGGGAGATGGTGGGCAGAGCGTAGCCATAGAGGTCTTGCGTAACCCTGACGCGGAACAAGAATTGCGTGGGCCGCCGTGATTCTCTCACGCCCTCAGGGCCAAGGTGGTATGAAGCCCGCTCTCATCTGGCTCTGGACCAATGCAAAGACCTCCCACGGTGGGGAGGCCGGGAACAGAGATCAACTCAGGCCGGAATGCCCGACGCCGCGCCGGGGCGACTCAGCGCGAGCTGCCCGCACGCCGCCCCCGCGTCCTTCCCACGCGAGCGCCGCACGCTGACATCCACCCCCCGCTCCTCCAGCGCGTCGTAAAAGGCCTGAATCTGCTCTTCGGTGCTCGACTCGAAGCCCGAGCCGTCCCAGGGATTCATCGGAATCAGGTTGACGTGGCTCACCAGTCCGCGCAGCCGCTCGGCCAGCAGCTCGGCCTGCCAGAGATGATCATTGATGCCGCGCAGCATGGTGTATTCCAGCGTCACCCGGCGCCCGGTCACCGCCTGGTAGTCACGGGCGGCGGCCATGATCTCCTCGATGGAGTTGGCGGCCCCGGTCGGGATGATCTTCTGCCGCGTCTCCTCGTCAGGGGCGTGCAGGCTGATCGCCAGCTTGAGGCCGAGGTCGTCTTCCTCCGCCAGCCGCCGAATGCCCTTGGCAATCCCCACGGTGGAGAGGGTCACCCGGCGCTTGCTCATGCCCAGCGCCTGCGGGTGCAGCAGGATGCGGGCAGCCTTCATGGTGTGGTCGTAGTTCAGCATCGCCTCGCCCATCCCCATGAAGACGAGGTTGCGAATCTCGCGCGGCTCCAGCCCCTCGCCCCCCGCAACGGCCAGCACCTGCCCGACGATCTCGCCGGGCGTCAGGTTGCGCCCGAAGCCCATCGCCCCGGTCGCGCAAAAGGCGCAGCGGGCCGGGCAGCCCACCATCGTGGACACGCAGACCGTCTTGCGGTCGAGGTAGGGCATGTACACCGCTTCCATCTGCCGCCCGTCAAGCAGCGTGAAGAGGTACTTCGCCGAGCCGTCCGCACTCCGAACCGTCTCGATCTCGCGGAAGGGATTGAGCCGGAAGCGGGCGGCAAGGTCCGAACGTAGAGGAGCCGGGAGGTTGGTCATCGCCTCAAACTCACCAACGCCCTGCACGAACACCCACTCCAGCAGTTGCCGCCGCCGGAAGCCCTCCAGCGGGTACTCGTTGGGGTGAAGGTCGAGGAGAAGCTGCATCAGAAAAGTCTAGCGGGTCGGGCGTGGGCGGGGTGGGAGAGAGGCACGGTTGACGATTGTGCGGTGATCCCCGCGTATGGATGACCACGACCGCGCCACCCAGATACGGCAAGATGCTGGAGAACGCCGCGTACACAGAAGACATTGCACACCACAGCGGCCAGAGTGCCCGGTAGGAGGCCCCATGTATCAGATTTCGATTGTTGACCTCGCCCCCACACCCCAGGGCCTCCGGGTAGCGTTCGCCGCCGGGACCGACGAGCATGGCCGCAGCGTGAGTGTGAGCTTCGACCCGCTCGGGGGGCGCGAAGGCCCGGTGGAGATTCGCATCCTGCCTGATATCCCCCAGGCGGACGGCGGCCCGGCCTTGCCAGGATGGGTGACCTTTGTCAAGACCCTAACCGGAGACCAGGACTACCTGTGCGAGCCGCCCTTCCCGGTAGAGGACCTGACTGGAGACGCGATCTATGAGGGGCTGTCGGGCTGGGCAAAACAGCACCTCCTCTAGCTTGTCTTGAACCTGCCCCTCACCATAATCCAGTTCATGCTGTGATGACCTGTCCGCGTAGTGGGCGCCCTACCCTGACCCTATGGCCGACCCCACCCTCGGCGCCCTGACCGCCATGATCACGCCCGCCGTGCTGATCTCGGGCGCGGGCACCCTGCTGCTGAGCACCAGCACCCGCCTGGGCCGCAGCACCGACCGGGTGCGCGTGCTGACCGCCCGCTTCAAGGACCTCGTGAGCGAGGAAGGCCAGCGCGAGCCCCTCGCCCGCGAGGAAAAGCAGATGATCGTGCGCCAGCTTCCGCGCCTGACCCGCCGCACCCGGTACCTCCAGCGGGCGATGCGGGCCTTTTACGTGGCAGTCGCGCTGCTGGTGGGCACCAGCCTGCTGATCGGTGCGGGGGAACTCTCCGGACTGTCGACCGGGGCCGCTCCCGTCCTGCTCGCCCTGCTGGGCGCCGGAAGCCTCGCCTACGGGGCGCTCCTCCTGAGCTTCGAGGCCACCCTCAGCGGCATCACCACCCGCGAGGAGATGGGCTTTCTGGTGCGGCTGGGCGAGCACTACGCGACCCTGTATCAGGACGAGACGGACCGGATTCGGGAGGAGTAGGCACAAAAAACCCCCACCCGTTTCCGAGTGGGGGAGGGGAGATTCAGCCCTGGCTCAGTCGCCGTAGCTGGGGGTGTTCACCGCGCTGCCGGGGCGGGTGTCGTCGTAGCGGCCCGTGCCCGTCACCGAGTCGGTGCTGCTGCCCGCCTCGCCGTACTTCTCCAGCGTGCGGTCGTCGGCGACCTGCATCTCGCGGACGGTGGTCAGGCCCGTGCCCGCCGGAATCAGCTTGCCCAGGATGACGTTCTCCTTGAGGCCGATCAGCTCGTCGACCTGGCCGCGCATGGAGGCCTCGGTCAGCACGTGCGTCGTGTGCTGGAAGGAGGCGGCCGAGAGCCACGACTTGGTCGTCAGGCTGCTCTTGGTGATGCCGAGCAGCACCGGCTTCCAGCTCGCGGGGGTCTGGCCGTCGGCCAGCGCCTCGTTGGCCTGATCCACTTCCCAGCGCTCGACGGTCTGGCCTTCGAGCAGGTCGGTGTCGCCGCCCTCGGTGACCTCCACGTAGCGCAGCATCTGCCGCACGATGACTTCGATGTGCTTGTCGTGCACCTTCACGCCCTGCGAGCGGTACACGCGCTGCACTTCCTCGACGAGGTAACGCTGCGCCGCGTCGGTGTCCTTGTACAGCAGCAGGTCGTGCGGGTTGATCGCGCCGCGCGTGAGCGGCTGCCCGGCTTCCACCCGGTCGCCGTCGCGCACGATCAGGCGCAGGCCCTTGCTGATCTTGGTCGCGGTCTTGGACGAGTACTGTTCGTCCTCAGCCTCGATGCGGACGAGGTAACGCTCTTCCTCCTCCTCAATGCGGACCACGCCGTCACGGTCGGCCACGACCGCCTGCGTCTTGGGCTTGCGGGCCTCGAACAGCTCGATCACGCGGGGCAGACCCATCGTGATGTCGCCGCCGCCTGCCACGCCGCCGGTGTGGAAGGTGCGCATGGTGAGCTGCGTGCCAGGCTCGCCGATGGACTCGGCCGCCACCACGCCGACCGCCTCGCCCATCGAGACGGGCTTGGCCTGCGAGAGGTCGTAGCCGTAGCACTTCTGGCACACGCCCGCCTTCACGCGGCAGTTCAGCGGCGTGCGGACGAACACCTCGCCCAGCGCCTTGGCGTCACGGGTGATCGCCTTCACGTCCTCCAGGCTGAGCATCGCGCCCGCCTCGATCACGCGGCCGTCCGAGAGGTCCACGTCGGCGGTCAGGGTGCGGCCGTAGATCGAGGTCTCGATCTCGCTGCCCTTGCGGCTGCGCCATTCGCCGGTGCGCTCATCGGTCGCGCCCAGCGGCATGACCGTGTAGTCGGTGGTGCCGCAGTCCACGTCGCGCACGACGACCTCGTGGGCCACGTCCACCAGCTTGCGGGTCAGGTACCCGGAGTCGGCGGTGCGGAGCGCGGTGTCCGCGCCCCCCTTACGGGCGCCGTGGGTCGAGATGAAGTACTCCAGCACCGTCAGGCCCTCGCGGAAGGACGCCTTGATGGGCACCTCGATGGTCGAGCCGTCGGGTCGGGCCATCAGGCCGCGCATCCCCGCGAGCTGGCGAATCTGCTGCGGGTTCCCGCGCGCCCCGGACTGCGACATGATCCACAGCGGGTTGAAGGGGTAGTTGCGGCTGAAGTTCTCGAAGACCGCGTTCTTCACCTCATCGGTGGTGTCGTTCCAGAGCTGCACGACCTGCTTGTAGCGCTCTTCTTCGGTCATGAAGCCGAACTCGTAGTTCTGCTCGATTTCCGCGAGCTTGCCGTCGGCCTCCGCGAGCAGCTCCGCCTTGTTGGGCGGCAGCACGATGTCGTCGATGCCGATGGTGATGCCCGAGGTCGTCGAGAGCCGGAAGCCGTTGTCCTTCAGCGCGTCCAGCAGCCCGGCGGTGGCCTCCACGCCCAGCTCCTTGTAGCAGGCCATCACCATGTCCTTGAGGTGATCCTTCTCGTAGGCAGTATCGAGGTTCACCAGCGTGTCCACGAGGTGACCTTGCGCCCCCAGCGCTTCCTGCACCAGGCGGCGGAACATCACGCGCCCGGCGGAGGTCTCGTGCAGGGTGCCGTTCAGCATGATCCGCACGTGGTCCTGGAAGTCGATCTCGCCGCGGTCCACGGCCATGATCGCCTCGTCGGGGTTGGAAAAGACGTACTTCAGGCGGCCGGGGCTGGTCTCCTGCCCGCCCACCGTGATGGGCGTGTTCAGCGCCACGCGGCCCCCTTGCAGCGCCGCCAGCGCGTCCTGCTCGCTGCCGAACTCCGTGCCCATGCCGAGGTTGTCGCGCCGAAGCTGCGTCAGCGTGAAGATGCCCAGGATGATGTCGCGCGAGGGCTTGACGTTGGGCTCGCCGTTCGCGGGCGAGAGCAGGTTGTGCGCCGAGAGCATCTGGATGCGGGCCTCGGCCTGCGCGTAGGCCGAGAGCGGCACGTGAATCGCCATCTGGTCGCCGTCGAAGTCGGCGTTGAAGGCCTCACAGACCAGCGGGTGCAGCTGGATGGACTGACCCTCGACGAGCACGGGCTCGAACGCCTGGATGCCCAATCGGTGCAGGGTCGGCGCGCGGTTGAGCAGCACGACCTTGTCCTCAATGACCTCTTCGAGCGCGTCCCACACGGAGTCGCGGGTGTCGCGGTAGCGCTCCAGCATCTTGCGGGCCTGCTTGATGTTGGTGACCTCGCCCTTTTCCTCCAGCACCTTGAAGAGGAAGGGCTTGAAGAGTTCGAGCGCCATGCGCTTGGGCACCCCGCACTGGTGCAGCTTGAGCTGCGGCCCGACCACGATGACCGAGCGGCCGGAGTAGTCCACGCGCTTGCCCAACAGGTTCTGCCGGAAGCGGCCCTGCTTGCCGCCCAGCAGGTCGGTCAGGGAGCGCAGGCTGCGGTCCGAGCCGGGGTTGGTGACGGGGCTGCCCCGGCGCCCGTTGTCGATCAGCGCGTCGACGGCCTCCTGAAGCATCCGCTTCTCGTTGCGGATGATCATGTCAGGCGCCCCCTGGCTCATCAGCTTCTTGAGGCGGTTGTTGCGGTTGATCAGGCGGCGGTACAGGTCGTTGAGGTCGGAGGTGGCGAAGCGCCCGCCGTCCACCTGCACCATCGGCCGGAGGTCGGGCGGCATGACCGGCACCGTCTCCAGGATCATCCACGAGGGGTGGTTGCCACTGCGCTTGAACGCGCGGGTGACCTCCAGCCGCTTGCGGGCCTTGGCACGCTTGTGGCGGCTGTTGTCCTTCATCGCCTCGCCGAGTTCGGCCTCGAGCTGGTCGAGGTCGAGGTCGTCGAGCAGCTCCTTGACGGCCTCAGCGCCCATCTTGGCCTCGAAGTCGTAGGACTCGATCACGCGCACCTGCTTGCGCACGAGGTCGATCTCGATGCGCCCGCTGATCTCGC from the Deinococcus sp. NW-56 genome contains:
- a CDS encoding redox-sensing transcriptional repressor Rex; translated protein: MTGIPTATISRLVTYLRILEGLEAHEISRTSSNDLAERAGVTAFQVRKDLAYFGRFGTRGMGYTVPILKRELMRVLGLNQTWNVVVVGMGRLGQAIANYPGASDYQFQYVGLFDVNPDVVGRTVRGLTVRHMDELPEFVRGNKVDMGFLAVPPDHAQDAAQALAGAGVRGILNFAPTVIQPRMLERAGQQEISDEWRAVIVENVDFLAGMKRLAFYILNPHLNAVDTEETE
- a CDS encoding SPOR domain-containing protein is translated as MSRAQRPGSAPRWPDLLIGLLVVLLLAGFAALLIGQGREAPTAVAPPPPVVEEVPEIPVAPGTDLGVDPVEEPTPAPEASAAPEETEPTAEPEATTPREETPPAQAEPEAAAPTPTPSEPAEPPAEQAAQPSTPAPEASTAKPPAASADPSVVAATPIPAAPPAPPVPEVTLPKPKTTIPLNRPAGNAATPPASEGARPDAPEGTEAGETAEATPPATPAPSGNTVAPSEERTPLRSDYRISLGTFGSEAEARRAASGVSDAGYPVYVIDLGNQVVAQVGPYADETTARRALADIQPRAPRAVLYAPRGRNLTGGGSETTEAAAPAETPAPAAPPEAVPDEPEAAPAAQAPAPDGPVYLQVGAFDRQESAGRLVGMLRDLGFSPTVNAPENRKVTVLVGPYSGDALLEAERKLDANGHDHFRIR
- a CDS encoding tetratricopeptide repeat protein, encoding MTPTRTTVLLGLLLAAAPHAAAQTLLDTSAAVSVQTTLLQTQPGGVPVTVPAVSTPPAAPAAPGTTSPGTAAIPTPPTLTPTQQQTLTQGREALGAGDLARARRLFESLVAAQYTHPEGHFGLGLTLLALGDLRGAAFEFTRLRELAPDRFEAAYNLGVIASREGRFAEARRLYEEAATLSRGKAGPAAERQVLEALAGEQRRAGDWAALSATLAQAATLDPSDRDLAFRLAQAQVRAGQGVQALPGLYALLSREPGRADAALLLADIYVGQNLPERAVRELDTVLPRVTKASDRAGLHLRKADVLAAAGDTRGAVLAAQEATRLDPARPAAFARLGELRALRGDRAGAQAAYAQAARLAPKDAAIRTALGATRLALGLNAQARQDASQALTLKPDTATRARALYVQGVAAYRLGDYPAARTALRQSTQAAPDADAYLWLGLTAYAQKDYAGAAGALTTSVKLDPTPTARQNLGSALLATSRYAEAEAILRGLTGEQPRNAEAWYLLGLSLRSQGREAQARPALKTAADLGHRRAAEALR
- the rlmN gene encoding 23S rRNA (adenine(2503)-C(2))-methyltransferase RlmN, with product MQLLLDLHPNEYPLEGFRRRQLLEWVFVQGVGEFEAMTNLPAPLRSDLAARFRLNPFREIETVRSADGSAKYLFTLLDGRQMEAVYMPYLDRKTVCVSTMVGCPARCAFCATGAMGFGRNLTPGEIVGQVLAVAGGEGLEPREIRNLVFMGMGEAMLNYDHTMKAARILLHPQALGMSKRRVTLSTVGIAKGIRRLAEEDDLGLKLAISLHAPDEETRQKIIPTGAANSIEEIMAAARDYQAVTGRRVTLEYTMLRGINDHLWQAELLAERLRGLVSHVNLIPMNPWDGSGFESSTEEQIQAFYDALEERGVDVSVRRSRGKDAGAACGQLALSRPGAASGIPA
- a CDS encoding DUF2721 domain-containing protein; this translates as MADPTLGALTAMITPAVLISGAGTLLLSTSTRLGRSTDRVRVLTARFKDLVSEEGQREPLAREEKQMIVRQLPRLTRRTRYLQRAMRAFYVAVALLVGTSLLIGAGELSGLSTGAAPVLLALLGAGSLAYGALLLSFEATLSGITTREEMGFLVRLGEHYATLYQDETDRIREE
- the rpoC gene encoding DNA-directed RNA polymerase subunit beta', giving the protein MKDFNKVRIAIASPARIREWSFGEVEKPETINYRTLKPEREGLFDERIFGPMKDYECACGKYKRQRYEGKVCERCGVEVTSSKVRRYRMGHIDLATPAAHIWYVKDTPSKIGTLLDLSAGQLEKVLYFSSFLVTDPRNAQKDGRPLKRGELLSDDEYRELRFGRQETYTIPNGQEAVIRDGEYVTRGQTLGGNVVSKMDGLAQYRFPRRAEIAYAEQVEASLPLPADVLVEQDAFRAGEILAELEADVTITAPVDGTAFLHDMGEDSVMVEIRDTTAAAEGEDTAAPQGEVLARVYLPHGMNVAVAEGEIVEAGSVLASASAGDRLRVSRDSRLSGVTFPKKKGDVKVTAHWTRRAEYRIEPQMHVLVGDGSEVRAGQKVVGAIDKEEEVIAEADGVITLHAPASIIVSKAKVYAYQDEPLVVNGDRVEPGDELADSGNLRSEISGRIEIDLVRKQVRVIESYDFEAKMGAEAVKELLDDLDLDQLEAELGEAMKDNSRHKRAKARKRLEVTRAFKRSGNHPSWMILETVPVMPPDLRPMVQVDGGRFATSDLNDLYRRLINRNNRLKKLMSQGAPDMIIRNEKRMLQEAVDALIDNGRRGSPVTNPGSDRSLRSLTDLLGGKQGRFRQNLLGKRVDYSGRSVIVVGPQLKLHQCGVPKRMALELFKPFLFKVLEEKGEVTNIKQARKMLERYRDTRDSVWDALEEVIEDKVVLLNRAPTLHRLGIQAFEPVLVEGQSIQLHPLVCEAFNADFDGDQMAIHVPLSAYAQAEARIQMLSAHNLLSPANGEPNVKPSRDIILGIFTLTQLRRDNLGMGTEFGSEQDALAALQGGRVALNTPITVGGQETSPGRLKYVFSNPDEAIMAVDRGEIDFQDHVRIMLNGTLHETSAGRVMFRRLVQEALGAQGHLVDTLVNLDTAYEKDHLKDMVMACYKELGVEATAGLLDALKDNGFRLSTTSGITIGIDDIVLPPNKAELLAEADGKLAEIEQNYEFGFMTEEERYKQVVQLWNDTTDEVKNAVFENFSRNYPFNPLWIMSQSGARGNPQQIRQLAGMRGLMARPDGSTIEVPIKASFREGLTVLEYFISTHGARKGGADTALRTADSGYLTRKLVDVAHEVVVRDVDCGTTDYTVMPLGATDERTGEWRSRKGSEIETSIYGRTLTADVDLSDGRVIEAGAMLSLEDVKAITRDAKALGEVFVRTPLNCRVKAGVCQKCYGYDLSQAKPVSMGEAVGVVAAESIGEPGTQLTMRTFHTGGVAGGGDITMGLPRVIELFEARKPKTQAVVADRDGVVRIEEEEERYLVRIEAEDEQYSSKTATKISKGLRLIVRDGDRVEAGQPLTRGAINPHDLLLYKDTDAAQRYLVEEVQRVYRSQGVKVHDKHIEVIVRQMLRYVEVTEGGDTDLLEGQTVERWEVDQANEALADGQTPASWKPVLLGITKSSLTTKSWLSAASFQHTTHVLTEASMRGQVDELIGLKENVILGKLIPAGTGLTTVREMQVADDRTLEKYGEAGSSTDSVTGTGRYDDTRPGSAVNTPSYGD